Proteins encoded by one window of Gehongia tenuis:
- a CDS encoding PIN/TRAM domain-containing protein, with amino-acid sequence MIVVFGRAVVTICGTVVGPLIVALVYDILQRFFGITPSEALTPAGSIAIYILSGILTGIIFYFLSKRIVNFLVQATESSERHLSQLPLSVIVYGAMGLIVGLVIAFLISMLINMIPAKLISMPLSLAVYAILGYLGAAIAIKRRDELSSLRGRRWRDRDRGEGSPNRMCPKILDTSVIIDGRIYDIFKTGFVEGPVVVPGFVLQELRHIADSADPLRRNRGRRGLDVLNRIQKELIIDVEVPEEDYEDLAEVDMKLLRMAQKRRGKVITNDYNLNKVAEVQGVEVLNINELANAMKPVALPGEEMTVEIVKEGKEPGQGVAYLNDGTMIVVDGGRRHMGERVDVLVTSVLQTAAGRMIFAKLKNLDF; translated from the coding sequence ATGATTGTGGTTTTTGGACGAGCTGTGGTGACCATCTGCGGAACGGTGGTGGGGCCGCTGATCGTGGCTCTGGTCTATGACATTCTGCAGCGTTTTTTTGGGATCACCCCTTCCGAGGCTCTGACGCCCGCCGGGAGCATTGCGATCTATATTCTCAGTGGAATCTTAACCGGAATTATATTTTATTTTTTATCCAAAAGGATCGTGAACTTCCTGGTGCAGGCAACGGAAAGCAGCGAGCGCCATTTGAGCCAGCTGCCTTTGTCTGTGATCGTCTATGGCGCAATGGGGCTTATCGTGGGTCTGGTTATCGCATTTTTGATCTCCATGCTGATCAATATGATCCCGGCAAAACTGATTTCCATGCCTTTGTCGCTGGCGGTCTACGCCATCCTTGGCTATCTGGGCGCGGCCATCGCGATCAAGCGCCGGGACGAGCTTTCCAGTCTTCGGGGAAGACGCTGGCGGGATCGGGATCGAGGCGAAGGAAGCCCGAACCGGATGTGCCCGAAGATTCTGGATACCAGCGTCATCATCGATGGGCGCATCTACGATATCTTCAAGACGGGATTCGTGGAGGGCCCGGTGGTGGTCCCAGGCTTTGTGCTCCAGGAACTGCGCCATATCGCTGATTCCGCCGATCCCCTGCGGCGGAACCGGGGGCGGCGGGGGCTGGATGTGCTCAACCGCATTCAGAAGGAGCTCATTATCGACGTGGAGGTGCCCGAGGAGGATTACGAGGACCTTGCGGAAGTGGATATGAAGCTGCTGCGTATGGCGCAAAAGCGCCGGGGCAAGGTGATCACCAACGACTACAACCTGAACAAGGTGGCGGAGGTCCAGGGAGTGGAGGTCCTGAACATCAATGAGCTGGCCAACGCCATGAAACCGGTCGCACTGCCCGGCGAGGAGATGACCGTGGAGATCGTCAAGGAGGGCAAGGAACCGGGACAGGGGGTCGCTTATCTGAACGACGGCACAATGATCGTGGTGGACGGCGGCCGAAGGCACATGGGCGAGCGGGTGGACGTGTTGGTCACCAGCGTTCTGCAGACGGCGGCGGGCCGAATGATCTTTGCAAAACTGAAAAATTTGGATTTCTAA